The DNA sequence TGGTGCTCTGTTGTCTTAACTCTTGTATCGGAAGGTGATGCGGCCCTTGCTCAGGTCGTACGGGCTCATCTCCACCTTCACCTTGTCGCCGGGCAGGATCCGGATGTAGTGCATGCGCATCTTGCCGGAGATATGCGCCACGATCACGTGGCCGTTCTCCAACTCCACACGGAACATGGCATTGCTCAGCGCCTCCTTGATGACGCCGTCCTGCTCTATGGTCCCCGCCTTGCTCATGCCTTTCGTCCTTCTTGTCCCTTGTTCTTCGTTCGTCTTCCTTGTCCTTTCGTTCCCACTATGCCGCTCCCTGGGGTGCGGGCACCATCCAATCACCTTTCGCTCTCAGCACATCCTCGATGTGACTGAACGTTGATAGGACCTCGACCCGGCCGTTCCTTACGGCGACGTCGTGCTCGAAGTGTGCGCTGGGCTTGCCGTCGCGTGTCACGATCGTCCATCCGTCGCCAAGCTGCTTCACCTCCTTGCCGCCCATGTTGATCATGGGTTCGATGGCGAGCACCATGCCTTGGCGCAGTTTCACGCCGTGGCCGCGCCGGCCATAGTTGGGCACTTCCGGCGCTTCGTGCAGCTTGCGGCCAAGCCCGTGCCCGACCAGTTCGCGCACCACGCCGTAACCGTTGCTTTCGGCATGTGTCTGTATCGCGTGCCCGATGTCGCCGGTCCGGTTGCCTTCCACGGCCTGCGCCATGCCCTTGTCCAGGCATTCGCGCGTCACGGTCAGCAGCCGCTTCACGTCGGCGGCTATGTCGCCCACCGCGAAGGTGTAAGCGCTGTCGCCGTAGAAACCGTTCATCAGCACACCGCAGTCCACGCTGGCGATGTCGCCCTCGCACAACTCGCGGTCACCGGGCAGACCATGCACCACCTCCTCATTCACACTGATGAGCAGTGTGCTTGGGCAGCCGTAAAGGCCCTTGAATCCGGGCACTCCCCCATGGTCGCGGATGAACTCCTCCGCCAGACGGTCGAGGTCACCGGTCACAACGCCGGGGGCGATGTTCTTGGCCACTTCGGCCAGGGTCCTACCAACAAGCAAAGAACTCTCTCTCAACACGGCGA is a window from the Flavobacteriales bacterium genome containing:
- the map gene encoding type I methionyl aminopeptidase; translated protein: MAKTVGHLGDDEIAVLRESSLLVGRTLAEVAKNIAPGVVTGDLDRLAEEFIRDHGGVPGFKGLYGCPSTLLISVNEEVVHGLPGDRELCEGDIASVDCGVLMNGFYGDSAYTFAVGDIAADVKRLLTVTRECLDKGMAQAVEGNRTGDIGHAIQTHAESNGYGVVRELVGHGLGRKLHEAPEVPNYGRRGHGVKLRQGMVLAIEPMINMGGKEVKQLGDGWTIVTRDGKPSAHFEHDVAVRNGRVEVLSTFSHIEDVLRAKGDWMVPAPQGAA
- the infA gene encoding translation initiation factor IF-1 — protein: MSKAGTIEQDGVIKEALSNAMFRVELENGHVIVAHISGKMRMHYIRILPGDKVKVEMSPYDLSKGRITFRYKS